A genomic region of Mycolicibacterium poriferae contains the following coding sequences:
- a CDS encoding antitoxin Xre/MbcA/ParS toxin-binding domain-containing protein produces the protein MGANALASTVSSAIERLGLTYEEVGDIVDASARSVARWTSGQVVPQRLNKQRLIELAYVADALAEVLPRDQANVWMFSPNRLLAHAKPADLVRDGEYQRVLALIDAMAQGIFV, from the coding sequence ATGGGAGCTAACGCGCTCGCCTCGACCGTGTCGAGTGCGATCGAGCGCTTGGGATTGACCTACGAAGAGGTCGGCGACATCGTCGACGCGTCGGCGCGCTCGGTGGCGCGCTGGACCTCAGGACAGGTCGTTCCACAACGACTCAACAAACAACGACTCATCGAACTGGCCTACGTCGCCGACGCGCTGGCCGAAGTGCTTCCCCGAGACCAGGCCAACGTCTGGATGTTCTCCCCGAATCGATTACTGGCCCACGCCAAGCCCGCCGACCTGGTGCGTGACGGCGAGTACCAGCGCGTCTTGGCCCTCATCGACGCCATGGCCCAAGGGATCTTCGTGTGA
- a CDS encoding alkyl sulfatase C-terminal domain-containing protein → MEKHPELVTHVTAPHFYVTDERTARLNVDLAERTRLAVGKDKPTRAVITVHAERQVRQPQQGVRPHRRERGAALRSRAGTERQRQPDTAKATLDDIQLGNITLDDAKKQNKLTIDGQEASFNDFLGLLDTFPFWCNIVTP, encoded by the coding sequence GTGGAGAAGCACCCGGAGCTCGTCACCCACGTCACGGCCCCGCACTTCTACGTCACCGACGAACGCACTGCACGACTGAACGTCGATCTCGCCGAACGCACCCGCCTGGCCGTCGGCAAGGACAAGCCCACCCGGGCCGTGATTACCGTTCACGCTGAACGTCAAGTTCGCCAACCTCAACAAGGAGTACGGCCTCACCGTCGAGAACGCGGTGCTGCACTACGCTCCCGAGCCGGTACCGAACGCCAACGCCAGCCTGACACTGCTAAAGCCACGCTGGACGATATTCAGCTGGGCAACATCACCCTTGACGACGCCAAGAAGCAGAACAAACTCACCATCGATGGCCAAGAAGCGTCGTTCAACGATTTCCTTGGCCTACTCGACACCTTCCCGTTCTGGTGCAACATCGTCACCCCATAG
- a CDS encoding ATP-binding protein, producing MTTVKVQAGQSILEGYVKKPSTGLTELIWNAFDEDAHHIAVTCEYNDLGGIEQIAVTDDGNGMNREKAEHAFSRVGDSWKLMPGTRSESGQRVVHGRHGRGRYAAFALGSLVRWVSTSERVEGGLGVVQVTGHRSSLDTFDIEASDVGSDVAESGTVVSVHQLAPGALSSFDAPDDLRQAVLTEFALHLERYKDFQIRFLGERIDPASVEIHREEIPLSDPQRWDGQANLTVIEWDLQNVRRSIFLCDADARVLDEVEARVQAPGSEFTAYLTWEGFVSDDPVALEDDTDTPRGQLIHAARDALRDHLAERQRLREAATVQRWRDEGVWPYKDQPKTPVDQATRDTFKVVALAASRTIDESKSGGPKAMALRLLKETFETDPEALLPILSDLARLPKSRVDELAQLLRHTSLTQLIQTGRAIGTRMEFLSGLGTILFDRQIKRRLLERRQLHRILAHETWIFGEEWSLTGDDERLSKVLKKFLEKLGTHVELADLKEVRLEDGSDAIPDLVLGRRLQTNADSFEHLVVELKRPKHKLDDDDVSQLRSYASAIVNDEAFAQPNVKWDFWLVGNETTRTVDEQRRQPHLPFGVVQESPYRIVVKQWSELISDAEHRLKFVQNSLEYETSHDSGLAYLREKYSQFLPAEVTDSVSQEVQSA from the coding sequence ATGACCACGGTCAAGGTCCAAGCAGGTCAGTCCATTCTGGAGGGGTACGTCAAAAAGCCCTCCACTGGCCTGACCGAACTCATCTGGAACGCCTTCGACGAAGACGCGCACCACATCGCCGTGACCTGCGAGTACAACGACCTCGGCGGGATCGAACAGATCGCCGTGACCGACGACGGCAACGGCATGAATCGCGAGAAGGCGGAGCATGCATTTTCCCGTGTTGGCGATAGCTGGAAGCTGATGCCAGGCACTCGAAGCGAGAGTGGCCAGCGCGTAGTGCACGGACGGCACGGACGGGGCCGTTACGCCGCGTTCGCGCTGGGCAGTCTGGTGCGCTGGGTCTCCACGTCGGAGCGCGTGGAGGGCGGGCTCGGCGTTGTGCAAGTGACCGGTCATAGGTCGTCGCTCGACACCTTCGACATCGAAGCCTCCGACGTCGGTTCGGACGTTGCCGAGTCCGGGACAGTCGTCTCAGTACACCAATTGGCGCCAGGTGCGTTGTCGAGCTTCGACGCACCCGACGACCTACGGCAGGCTGTTCTCACCGAGTTTGCACTGCATCTTGAGCGCTACAAGGATTTCCAAATTCGTTTCCTCGGCGAGCGTATCGATCCGGCGTCGGTCGAGATACACCGTGAGGAGATCCCGCTGAGCGACCCGCAACGCTGGGACGGCCAAGCCAACCTCACGGTCATTGAGTGGGATTTGCAGAACGTGCGGCGGTCCATCTTCCTCTGCGATGCGGATGCCCGCGTCCTCGACGAGGTAGAGGCCAGGGTCCAAGCTCCCGGCTCGGAATTCACCGCCTACCTGACTTGGGAGGGCTTCGTCAGCGACGATCCGGTCGCTTTGGAAGACGACACGGACACGCCTCGCGGGCAGTTGATCCACGCTGCCCGCGATGCGCTACGTGACCATCTCGCGGAAAGACAACGACTCCGCGAAGCCGCCACTGTCCAACGCTGGCGCGACGAAGGGGTGTGGCCCTACAAGGACCAGCCCAAAACACCCGTCGACCAGGCGACGCGAGACACGTTCAAGGTCGTCGCCCTTGCCGCTTCCCGGACCATTGACGAGAGCAAGAGCGGCGGCCCAAAAGCGATGGCGCTGCGACTTCTCAAAGAAACGTTCGAGACCGACCCCGAGGCGCTCTTGCCGATCCTGTCCGATCTGGCCCGGCTGCCAAAGTCTCGGGTGGATGAGCTCGCGCAGCTGTTGAGGCACACATCGCTGACGCAGCTGATTCAAACCGGCCGCGCCATCGGTACCCGCATGGAGTTTCTCAGCGGGTTGGGCACGATCCTGTTCGACCGGCAGATCAAGCGACGGCTGCTGGAACGCCGGCAGTTGCACCGCATCCTTGCGCACGAAACCTGGATCTTCGGCGAGGAGTGGAGCCTGACCGGTGACGACGAACGCTTGAGCAAGGTACTCAAGAAGTTCCTTGAGAAGCTGGGAACGCACGTCGAGCTAGCTGACCTTAAGGAGGTGCGGTTGGAGGACGGCTCAGATGCGATACCGGACCTGGTACTCGGCCGTCGGCTGCAGACGAATGCCGACTCGTTTGAACATCTCGTGGTTGAGCTTAAACGACCCAAGCACAAGCTGGATGACGACGACGTGAGCCAACTGCGGTCCTACGCCAGCGCAATCGTCAACGACGAGGCGTTTGCTCAACCGAATGTCAAGTGGGACTTCTGGCTGGTCGGCAACGAGACCACCCGGACCGTTGACGAGCAACGGCGGCAACCGCATCTGCCGTTCGGTGTCGTACAGGAGAGCCCGTATCGGATCGTCGTGAAGCAGTGGAGCGAGCTGATCTCGGACGCCGAGCACCGACTCAAATTCGTCCAGAACTCGCTGGAGTACGAAACCTCTCACGACTCGGGATTGGCTTACCTCCGAGAAAAATACTCGCAGTTCTTACCCGCCGAGGTCACCGACTCAGTCAGCCAAGAGGTTCAATCGGCTTAG
- a CDS encoding type II toxin-antitoxin system HicA family toxin: MVKEEPTRKVHRRLRDAGFAPAGGKGDHTKWLHPSGFHVSIPDADKSISPGVVRQINKAIEKAAQSSRAKPDTDPADAQKGE, from the coding sequence ATGGTCAAAGAAGAGCCGACCCGAAAGGTCCACAGACGCTTGAGGGATGCCGGCTTCGCTCCAGCGGGCGGGAAGGGAGACCACACCAAGTGGCTGCACCCCAGCGGGTTCCACGTGTCCATTCCCGATGCTGACAAATCTATTTCGCCTGGAGTTGTGCGGCAAATAAACAAAGCAATCGAAAAAGCGGCGCAGTCCAGCAGGGCGAAGCCAGACACTGATCCCGCCGATGCGCAGAAGGGGGAATGA